The DNA window GAGACCGGCCAGTTCTACTGGTGGAACCTGGGCGGCTGGAACAACACGCAGGGCGCCGTGGAGAAGGGCGTGACGAGCGCCAAGGAGCAGATCCTCACCAAGCCGAACACGGTGACGACCGGAAAGACCTACGACCTCAAGATCCAGGTACGGGGTACAAAGGTCACCCTGTTCCTCGACGGCGTCGAGTGGGGCGGGTTCGACGACAACCAGGTCACCGAGCCGTTCGCGCAGGTCGTCACGGAGGACACGAAGTCCGGCGAGCTGATCGTCAAGGTCGTCAACGCGCAGGACACCCCGGCCGTCACCAAGGTCGACCTGGGGAACCGCAAGGTCGCGCGGACCGGCCGGCTCACCGTGATCACCGGCGACCCGGGCGAGCAGAACACCCGCTCCGCCGAGCCGATCCTCCCGCGGACCTCCACGGTCAGCGGCCTCGGATCGTCGTTCACCCGGGAGTTCCCGGCGAACTCGGTCAGCTTCCTCCGCATCAAGACTCGATAAGGAGCCCACGATGACGTACGCGATGAGTCGCCGTACCCTGCTGCGGGGTTCCCTCGGGGTGACCACCGCCGGAGCCCTCGCCGGGCTCGGCGCGGCGAGCGCCGAAGGCAACCCGCGGCCCGGAACCCCGCCCACCGATGCTGAGATCTACGGTGTGACCACCAAGGATCCGCTGATCAGCCAGCGCGCCGACCCCTGGATCACCCGTCCGGTGAACGGCACCTACTACTTCACCGGCTCGGTCCCGGAGTACGACCGCCTGGTGATCCGCGGCGCGAGCACCCTGGACGGCCTGTCCACCGCCGAGGAGTCGGTGATCTGGCGCCGGCCTGCCGGCGGCACGATGGGCGGGCACATCTGGGCGCCGGAGCTGCACCGGATCGGCGGCAAGTGGTACATCTACTTCGCCGCCGGTGACGCCGGCGACGTCTTCCGGATCCGGACCTACGTGATGGAGTCGGCCCTCGACGACCCGCGCGACCCGGCCGGCTGGACGCTCAAGGGCCAGCTGAGGACCGAGTGGGACGGCTTCACCCTGGACGCCACCAGCTTCAGCCACCGCGGCAAGCAGTACCTGGTGTGGGCGCAGAGCGAGCCGGAGATCGCGGTGAACTCCAGCCTCTACATCGCCCGGATGGCGAACCCGTGGACGTTCGCCACCAAGCCCACCCGGATCGCGACGCCCACGCTGAGCTGGGAGATCCTCGGGTACCGGGTGAACGAGGGCCCGGCCGTCCTGATCCGCAACGGCCGGGTGTTCCTCACCTTCTCGGCCAGCGCGACCGACGCCCGGTACGCCATG is part of the Actinoplanes missouriensis 431 genome and encodes:
- a CDS encoding family 43 glycosylhydrolase, coding for MTYAMSRRTLLRGSLGVTTAGALAGLGAASAEGNPRPGTPPTDAEIYGVTTKDPLISQRADPWITRPVNGTYYFTGSVPEYDRLVIRGASTLDGLSTAEESVIWRRPAGGTMGGHIWAPELHRIGGKWYIYFAAGDAGDVFRIRTYVMESALDDPRDPAGWTLKGQLRTEWDGFTLDATSFSHRGKQYLVWAQSEPEIAVNSSLYIARMANPWTFATKPTRIATPTLSWEILGYRVNEGPAVLIRNGRVFLTFSASATDARYAMGLLTADADADLLKRESWVKTPDPIFVTNEKTKRYGPGHNSFTVAEDGKTDVLVYHARDYRDITGDPLYDPNRHTRVQKLYWHEDGTPLFGIPVGDGGPIVRLSPADAPRWFVRHTGDEVKTEKAPRDLEKTQFRFVAAADGTETIQSVDEPGRFVTVTGTTVSLSATGTPVTRVASRQGVTIRVAPGRYLRHVNGALTVSDKATAFRLS